One part of the Tenacibaculum sp. 190130A14a genome encodes these proteins:
- a CDS encoding RagB/SusD family nutrient uptake outer membrane protein, with translation MLKKIVKILPIFILFIYGCNDDFLEVQPSDRLSTEQLGQAAEFNPEIIKGGVAGLYQLMYLPGTGGFGGDDDFGQKGIDIWTDMLSADIAHSETNYGWYSTFSNLQASVDFTNRANYMAWRYYYRIIRAANKLIGTLGGNDITPEAQANRHYMGQAKAMRAYAYFYLVQLYTDRYDPTQEVLPIYNSAEKVEGVAKSTMEEVYNLIYSDLNDALSLLSDFNRTAKSQINTDVVKMLLAYAYASEDKNWDQVKSLTADVINTGSYPILAKAQALDGMNFISTPGWIWASDITIDDSVSLASFYSQMDYFTYGYASVGNSKSIDASLYAEMPADDVRRDWFRSSDLINWRKYYDPARQWDGQRPVITDVFYMRIAEVYLLHAEAALKADGDAGAARGALKTVVSERVNDASYIDGLSTLALTSEITLQTRLELWGEGKAYLLKRRNKMDIVRGSNHLIFVGDVMSYDDNRLSFEIPQAEILNNPFISTQN, from the coding sequence ATGCTTAAAAAAATAGTAAAAATCTTACCAATTTTCATCCTATTTATCTATGGATGTAATGATGATTTTTTAGAAGTACAACCTTCTGATAGATTATCAACTGAGCAGCTTGGACAAGCTGCTGAATTCAACCCGGAAATTATTAAGGGTGGTGTTGCTGGTTTATACCAGTTAATGTATTTACCAGGTACTGGAGGATTCGGTGGAGACGATGATTTCGGTCAAAAAGGTATTGATATTTGGACAGATATGTTATCTGCGGATATTGCTCATTCTGAAACAAACTACGGATGGTATAGTACTTTTAGTAACTTACAAGCTTCTGTAGACTTTACAAATAGAGCTAATTATATGGCGTGGAGATACTACTATAGAATCATTAGAGCTGCTAACAAGCTTATTGGTACTTTAGGAGGTAATGATATTACTCCAGAAGCTCAAGCTAATCGTCACTACATGGGACAAGCTAAGGCAATGAGAGCTTATGCGTATTTCTATTTAGTACAATTATATACTGATAGATATGATCCTACTCAAGAAGTTTTACCTATTTATAACAGTGCTGAAAAGGTAGAAGGTGTAGCAAAAAGTACAATGGAAGAAGTATATAATTTAATCTATAGTGATTTAAATGATGCTTTATCTCTTTTAAGCGATTTTAACAGAACTGCTAAAAGTCAAATTAACACTGATGTTGTTAAAATGTTATTAGCATATGCTTATGCTTCTGAAGATAAAAACTGGGATCAAGTTAAATCTTTAACTGCTGATGTAATTAATACTGGAAGTTATCCAATTTTAGCTAAAGCTCAAGCTTTAGACGGAATGAACTTTATCTCTACTCCAGGATGGATTTGGGCATCTGACATTACTATTGATGATAGTGTTAGTTTAGCTTCTTTCTACTCTCAAATGGATTACTTTACTTATGGATATGCTTCTGTAGGAAATAGTAAATCTATTGATGCTTCTTTATATGCTGAAATGCCAGCTGATGATGTAAGAAGAGACTGGTTTAGATCTAGTGATTTAATTAACTGGCGTAAATACTATGACCCAGCAAGACAATGGGATGGTCAGAGACCTGTTATTACTGATGTATTCTATATGAGAATTGCTGAAGTATATTTATTACACGCTGAGGCTGCTTTAAAAGCTGATGGTGATGCAGGTGCTGCAAGAGGAGCATTAAAAACTGTTGTTTCTGAAAGAGTTAACGACGCAAGTTATATTGATGGTTTATCTACTCTTGCTTTAACAAGCGAAATTACTTTACAAACTCGTTTAGAGCTTTGGGGAGAAGGTAAAGCTTATTTATTAAAGAGAAGAAACAAAATGGATATTGTTAGAGGTTCTAACCACTTAATTTTTGTTGGTGATGTAATGTCTTATGATGACAACAGATTAAGTTTCGAGATCCCACAAGCTGAGATCTTAAACAATCCGTTTATTTCAACTCAAAACTAA